A genomic region of Arachis hypogaea cultivar Tifrunner chromosome 5, arahy.Tifrunner.gnm2.J5K5, whole genome shotgun sequence contains the following coding sequences:
- the LOC112800736 gene encoding replication factor C subunit 3-like: MLLLDFVHPKLILQKLVEELLKRIEVSLKREVYYWHAYYERRLPPGTTALLKLEEFVAKFMSIYRKSCGTQQYV, from the exons ATGCTTCTCTTGGATTTTGTCCACCCCAAACTGATCCTGCAG AAATTGGTGGAAGAGCTGCTGAAAAGAATTGAGGTCAGCTTAAAAAGAGAAGTCTACTATTGGCATGCTTATTAT GAAAGAAGACTGCCACCCGGAACAACAGCTTTACTAAAGTTAGAAG AATTTGTGGCCAAGTTCATGAGCATATACAGAAAAAGCTGCGGTACTCAACAATATGTGTAG
- the LOC140184809 gene encoding uncharacterized protein, whose product MALLREIYGDACCNMSHELRSFPIQDKRPIKVCVSIASSAHHMELNVSMEPNAKYALLGLIKEISNIYAMTPEVSNVNFKPDYKVILLYGVDKAVENIQHMIKWIIDRYSDICKLVLCCEDDAAIVEPVKNRFKIIKVDAPQTHQVSIKQ is encoded by the exons ATGGCTCTTCTACGCGAAATATATGGTGATGCATGCTGCAAT ATGTCCCATGAGTTAAGGAGCTTCCCTATTCAG GACAAGAGGCCTATCAAAGTATGTGTTTCAATAGCATCTAGTGCACATCACATGGAGCTCAATGTAAGCATGGAACCAAATGCTAAATATGCTTTGCTGGGATTAATCAAAGAAATTAGCAATATATATGCAATGACACCCGAAGTCAGTAATGTTAATTTCAAGCCTGATTATAAAG TAATACTTCTTTATGGCGTTGATAAAGCAGTGGAGAACATCCAGCACATGATTAAATGGATTATAGACCGGTATTCGGATATATGTAAACTAGTTCTCTGCTGTGAAGATGATGCAGCCATTGTTGAGCCTGTTAAAAACCGTTTTAAAATTATCAAAGTTGATGCACCTCAAACTCACCAAGTAAGCATTAAACaatga
- the LOC114927746 gene encoding uncharacterized protein, translating to MARGMVLNAPSVAEINEIIAEVKLSNDPSTLDESMTSTTESIQPGDLFFSRESSALQGKKPSLLPQKLQQYGYYSPSPAGTAMSPHIRGLPASSVEDESNGNGMNIRGIASSGVSRSSSAVTSRKGGSSMTSDGSVKTTDSMRKFTANRKKSQKDASWFACMRTGNCRTSMKSPERKRPIETSFIGRAIVVESLPQFWADKHQPASLNGFICNKQEAQLLKELVSFQTLINSYFSVAFFCIVSDFDTTLDLRCLRALALIFCSKDPPVLGKEN from the coding sequence ATGGCCAGAGGCATGGTTCTCAATGCACCTTCAGTGGCAGAGATCAATGAAATCATAGCAGAGGTGAAACTATCCAATGACCCTAGCACTTTGGATGAGTCAATGACTTCCACCACTGAGTCTATTCAACCGGGTGATCTTTTCTTCTCACGAGAAAGCAGTGCCTTGCAAGGCAAGAAACCTTCGCTGTTGCCCCAAAAACTTCAACAATATGGATATTATAGTCCAAGTCCTGCAGGAACCGCCATGAGTCCCCACATTAGAGGTCTCCCTGCTTCTTCCGTTGAGGATGAAAGCAACGGAAATGGCATGAACATCCGAGGAATCGCCTCATCCGGTGTGTCTCGATCAAGTTCAGCTGTTACAAGCAGAAAAGGCGGTAGCAGTATGACGAGCGATGGTAGTGTGAAGACAACTGATAGCATGAGGAAATTCACAGCCAACAGGAAGAAGAGCCAGAAGGATGCATCATGGTTTGCTTGCATGAGGACAGGAAACTGCAGGACATCGATGAAATCGCCGGAGCGTAAAAGGCCAATTGAGACTTCTTTCATTGGCAGGGCTATTGTGGTGGAAAGCCTCCCACAATTCTGGGCTGATAAGCACCAACCTGCTTCACTTAATGGCTTCATTTGCAATAAACAAGAAGCTCAACTTCTCAAGGAACTAGTAAGTTTCCAGACACTCATAAATAGTTACTTTTCAGTTGCCTTTTTTTGTATAGTTTCTGACTTTGACACTACTTTGGATTTAAGGTGTCTCAGGGCTCTTGCCCTCATATTCTGCTCAAAGGACCCTCCGGTTCTGGGAAAAGAGAACTAG